A single region of the Rattus rattus isolate New Zealand chromosome 8, Rrattus_CSIRO_v1, whole genome shotgun sequence genome encodes:
- the Eif3l gene encoding eukaryotic translation initiation factor 3 subunit L isoform X1, protein MSYPADDYESETAYDPYAYPGDYDMHTGDPKQDLAYERQYEQQTYQVIPEVIKNFIQYFHKTVSDLIDQKVYELQASRVSSDVIDQKVYEIQDIYENSWTKLTERFFKNTPWPEAEAIAPQVGNDAVFLILYKELYYRHIYAKVSGGPSLEQRFESYYNYCNLFNYILNADGPAPLELPNQWLWDIIDEFIYQFQSFSQYRCKTAKKSEEEIDFLRSNPKIWNVHSVLNVLHSLVDKSNINRQLEVYTSGGDPESVAGEYGRHSLYKMLGYFSLVGLLRLHSLLGDYYQAIKVLENIELNKKGMYSRVPECQVTTYYYVGFAYLMMRRYQDAIRVFANILLYIQRTKSMFQRTTYKYEMINKQNEQMHALLAIALTMYPMRIDESIHLQLREKYGDKMLRMQKGDPQVYEELFSYACPKFLSPVVPNYDNVHPNYHKEPFLQQLKVFSDELQQQAQLSTIRSFLKLYTTMPVAKLAGFLDLTEQEFRIQLLVFKHKMKNLVWTSGISALDGEFQSASEVDFYIDKDMIHIADTKVARRYGDFFIRQIHKFEELNRTLKKMGQRP, encoded by the coding sequence ATGTCTTATCCGGCTGATGACTACGAATCTGAGACTGCTTATGATCCCTATGCCTACCCGGGCGACTATGATATGCATACAGGAGATCCGAAGCAGGACCTTGCCTATGAGCGACAGTATGAACAGCAGACTTACCAGGTGATTCCTGAAGTGATCAAAAACTTCATTCAGTACTTCCACAAGACTGTCTCGGATTTGATTGACCAGAAAGTGTATGAGCTTCAGGCCAGTCGCGTCTCCAGTGATGTCATTGACCAGAAGGTGTATGAGATCCAGGACATTTATGAGAACAGCTGGACCAAGCTAACTGAGAGATTCTTCAAGAATACACCGTGGCCTGAGGCAGAAGCAATTGCACCCCAAGTTGGCAACGATGCTGTCTTCCTAATTTTGTACAAAGAATTGTACTACAGACATATCTACGCCAAAGTCAGTGGGGGACCCTCCTTGGAACAGAGGTTCGAATCCTATTACAACTACTGCAATCTCTTCAACTACATCCTCAACGCTGATGGACCTGCTCCCCTTGAACTCCCCAACCAGTGGCTCTGGGACATCATCGATGAGTTCATCTACCAGTTCCAGTCATTCAGTCAGTACCGCTGTAAGACGGCCAAGAAGTCAGAGGAAGAGATCGACTTCCTGAGATCCAACCCTAAGATCTGGAACGTGCACAGCGTCCTCAACGTGCTGCATTCTCTGGTGGACAAATCCAACATCAACCGGCAGCTGGAGGTTTACACCAGTGGAGGTGACCCCGAAAGTGTGGCTGGGGAATATGGACGACACTCCCTCTACAAGATGCTTGGCTACTTCAGCCTGGTGGGGCTTCTGCGCCTGCATTCTCTACTGGGGGATTACTACCAGGCTATCAAGGTGCTGGAGAATATTGAGCTAAACAAGAAAGGCATGTATTCCCGTGTGCCTGAGTGCCAGGTCACCACCTACTATTATGTTGGTTTTGCATATTTAATGATGCGTCGGTACCAGGATGCTATCCGCGTCTTTGCCAACATCCTCCTGTACATCCAGAGGACCAAGAGTATGTTCCAGAGGACCACATACAAGTATGAAATGATTAACAAGCAGAATGAGCAGATGCATGCTCTGTTGGCCATTGCTCTCACCATGTACCCCATGAGGATTGACGAGAGCATACACCTCCAGCTGCGGGAGAAATATGGCGACAAGATGCTGCGCATGCAGAAGGGCGACCCCCAGGTCTATGAGGAACTTTTCAGCTATGCCTGCCCCAAGTTCCTGTCGCCTGTGGTGCCTAACTACGACAACGTGCATCCTAACTACCACAAAGAGCCCTTCCTGCAGCAGCTGAAGGTGTTTTCTGATGAATTGCAGCAGCAGGCCCAGCTCTCCACCATCCGCAGCTTCCTCAAGCtctataccaccatgcctgtggCCAAGCTGGCTGGCTTCCTGGACCTCACAGAACAGGAGTTCCGCATCCAACTGCTTGTCTTCAAGCACAAGATGAAGAACCTGGTGTGGACCAGTGGCATTTCTGCCCTAGATGGCGAATTCCAGTCGGCCTCAGAGGTGGACTTCTATATTGATAAGGACATGATCCACATCGCAGACACCAAAGTTGCCCGACGCTATGGGGATTTCTTCATCCGGCAGATCCACAAGTTTGAAGAGCTTAATCGAACCCTGAAGAAGATGGGACAGAGGCCCTGA
- the Eif3l gene encoding eukaryotic translation initiation factor 3 subunit L isoform X2 has product MSFRPVASPVMSLTRRCMRSRTFMRTDAVFLILYKELYYRHIYAKVSGGPSLEQRFESYYNYCNLFNYILNADGPAPLELPNQWLWDIIDEFIYQFQSFSQYRCKTAKKSEEEIDFLRSNPKIWNVHSVLNVLHSLVDKSNINRQLEVYTSGGDPESVAGEYGRHSLYKMLGYFSLVGLLRLHSLLGDYYQAIKVLENIELNKKGMYSRVPECQVTTYYYVGFAYLMMRRYQDAIRVFANILLYIQRTKSMFQRTTYKYEMINKQNEQMHALLAIALTMYPMRIDESIHLQLREKYGDKMLRMQKGDPQVYEELFSYACPKFLSPVVPNYDNVHPNYHKEPFLQQLKVFSDELQQQAQLSTIRSFLKLYTTMPVAKLAGFLDLTEQEFRIQLLVFKHKMKNLVWTSGISALDGEFQSASEVDFYIDKDMIHIADTKVARRYGDFFIRQIHKFEELNRTLKKMGQRP; this is encoded by the exons ATGAGCTTCAGGCCAGTCGCGTCTCCAGTGATGTCATTGACCAGAAGGTGTATGAGATCCAGGACATTTATGAGAAC CGATGCTGTCTTCCTAATTTTGTACAAAGAATTGTACTACAGACATATCTACGCCAAAGTCAGTGGGGGACCCTCCTTGGAACAGAGGTTCGAATCCTATTACAACTACTGCAATCTCTTCAACTACATCCTCAACGCTGATGGACCTGCTCCCCTTGAACTCCCCAACCAGTGGCTCTGGGACATCATCGATGAGTTCATCTACCAGTTCCAGTCATTCAGTCAGTACCGCTGTAAGACGGCCAAGAAGTCAGAGGAAGAGATCGACTTCCTGAGATCCAACCCTAAGATCTGGAACGTGCACAGCGTCCTCAACGTGCTGCATTCTCTGGTGGACAAATCCAACATCAACCGGCAGCTGGAGGTTTACACCAGTGGAGGTGACCCCGAAAGTGTGGCTGGGGAATATGGACGACACTCCCTCTACAAGATGCTTGGCTACTTCAGCCTGGTGGGGCTTCTGCGCCTGCATTCTCTACTGGGGGATTACTACCAGGCTATCAAGGTGCTGGAGAATATTGAGCTAAACAAGAAAGGCATGTATTCCCGTGTGCCTGAGTGCCAGGTCACCACCTACTATTATGTTGGTTTTGCATATTTAATGATGCGTCGGTACCAGGATGCTATCCGCGTCTTTGCCAACATCCTCCTGTACATCCAGAGGACCAAGAGTATGTTCCAGAGGACCACATACAAGTATGAAATGATTAACAAGCAGAATGAGCAGATGCATGCTCTGTTGGCCATTGCTCTCACCATGTACCCCATGAGGATTGACGAGAGCATACACCTCCAGCTGCGGGAGAAATATGGCGACAAGATGCTGCGCATGCAGAAGGGCGACCCCCAGGTCTATGAGGAACTTTTCAGCTATGCCTGCCCCAAGTTCCTGTCGCCTGTGGTGCCTAACTACGACAACGTGCATCCTAACTACCACAAAGAGCCCTTCCTGCAGCAGCTGAAGGTGTTTTCTGATGAATTGCAGCAGCAGGCCCAGCTCTCCACCATCCGCAGCTTCCTCAAGCtctataccaccatgcctgtggCCAAGCTGGCTGGCTTCCTGGACCTCACAGAACAGGAGTTCCGCATCCAACTGCTTGTCTTCAAGCACAAGATGAAGAACCTGGTGTGGACCAGTGGCATTTCTGCCCTAGATGGCGAATTCCAGTCGGCCTCAGAGGTGGACTTCTATATTGATAAGGACATGATCCACATCGCAGACACCAAAGTTGCCCGACGCTATGGGGATTTCTTCATCCGGCAGATCCACAAGTTTGAAGAGCTTAATCGAACCCTGAAGAAGATGGGACAGAGGCCCTGA